The proteins below come from a single Salinilacihabitans rarus genomic window:
- a CDS encoding DUF456 domain-containing protein: MSERSDEATRNREPDGPRSTDDLLDETDRLLSDAGTARAPADETDARGGDVAGATASRAPEGEADATERDSRLALSGLFSPKGFLAVVLVLGAGLLVGGTAFPFAGVGRFLGLGVAAFLVGLVGSRRRYLETAVAGASVGGVAATLDFVTVALLGGSTRTLVAAGAGAGALACLLGYYFGRDLRDGLTRDV, from the coding sequence ATGAGCGAGCGCTCGGACGAGGCGACGCGGAACCGGGAGCCGGACGGCCCGCGCTCGACGGACGACCTCCTCGACGAGACCGACCGGCTGCTCTCTGACGCCGGGACCGCTCGCGCGCCGGCCGACGAGACGGACGCACGCGGCGGGGACGTCGCGGGCGCGACCGCCTCGCGGGCGCCAGAGGGCGAGGCCGACGCGACGGAGCGGGACTCGCGACTCGCGCTCTCGGGGCTCTTCTCGCCGAAGGGGTTCCTCGCGGTCGTGCTCGTCCTCGGGGCGGGCCTGCTCGTCGGCGGGACGGCGTTCCCGTTCGCCGGCGTCGGGCGCTTCCTCGGCCTCGGCGTCGCCGCGTTCCTCGTCGGCCTCGTCGGCTCCCGGCGGCGCTACCTCGAGACCGCGGTCGCGGGCGCCTCGGTCGGCGGCGTCGCCGCGACCCTCGATTTCGTGACGGTCGCGCTGCTCGGCGGGTCGACCCGGACGCTGGTGGCGGCGGGCGCGGGCGCCGGCGCGCTCGCCTGCCTGCTCGGCTACTACTTCGGGCGGGACCTGCGCGACGGGCTCACCCGGGACGTCTAG
- the gatD gene encoding Glu-tRNA(Gln) amidotransferase subunit GatD — MNPGDRVRVERGARTYEGVLLPSSTDDNLVVKLEGGYNVGVDRAAADVEVLEPDVYDVGNGDEDEASSEVEFDDDLPTIALISTGGTIASTVDYRTGAVTAQFDAEDVLRAVPDLAGRANYRGRVVANILSENMEPSIWRDLAEAVHEEIAAGADGVVVMHGTDTMQYSAAALAFALETPVPIVFTGSQRSADRPSSDNVMNAVCAVEAAKSDCAEVLVCMHASESDDVCALHRGTRVRKNHTSRRDAFETVGAKPLGEVDYETGEVTFRRDHRERGESDLAIAPDLEDEVELLKFTPGMDPALLDVVEGKAGLVLEGTGLGHVHTDLIPRIEALVDDGTTVVMTSQCLEGRVCDRVYDTGRDLLDAGVIEAGDTLPGTATVKLMWALANADDGAERSAAGGRNAGRFDDVEEAMGTSLAGELQERSVPWE, encoded by the coding sequence ATGAATCCCGGAGACCGCGTCCGCGTCGAGCGCGGCGCGCGGACCTACGAGGGCGTGTTGCTCCCCTCGAGCACCGACGACAACCTCGTCGTCAAACTCGAAGGCGGCTACAACGTCGGCGTCGACCGCGCCGCGGCCGACGTCGAGGTGCTCGAACCGGACGTCTACGACGTCGGGAACGGCGACGAGGACGAGGCGAGTTCCGAAGTCGAGTTCGACGACGACCTGCCGACGATCGCCCTGATCTCGACCGGCGGGACCATCGCCTCGACGGTCGACTACCGCACCGGCGCCGTCACCGCCCAGTTCGACGCCGAGGACGTCCTGCGTGCCGTCCCGGACCTCGCGGGCCGGGCGAACTACCGCGGCCGGGTCGTCGCGAACATCCTGTCGGAGAACATGGAGCCGTCCATCTGGCGGGACCTCGCCGAGGCCGTCCACGAGGAGATCGCGGCCGGCGCCGACGGCGTCGTCGTCATGCACGGCACCGACACGATGCAGTACTCCGCGGCGGCGCTGGCGTTCGCGCTGGAGACGCCCGTTCCGATCGTCTTCACGGGCAGCCAGCGGTCGGCCGACCGCCCGTCCTCGGACAACGTGATGAACGCGGTCTGTGCGGTCGAGGCGGCCAAGAGCGACTGCGCGGAGGTGCTCGTCTGCATGCACGCAAGCGAGAGCGACGACGTCTGCGCGCTCCACCGCGGCACCCGCGTCCGGAAGAACCACACCTCCCGCCGGGACGCGTTCGAGACGGTCGGCGCGAAGCCGCTGGGCGAGGTCGACTACGAGACCGGCGAGGTGACGTTCCGGCGCGACCACCGCGAGCGCGGCGAGAGCGACCTCGCGATCGCCCCCGACCTCGAAGACGAGGTCGAACTCCTCAAGTTCACGCCCGGGATGGACCCCGCACTCCTCGACGTCGTCGAGGGCAAGGCGGGACTGGTCCTCGAAGGGACGGGGCTGGGCCACGTCCACACCGACCTGATCCCGCGGATCGAGGCGTTGGTCGACGACGGGACGACGGTCGTCATGACCAGCCAGTGTCTCGAAGGGCGGGTCTGTGACCGCGTCTACGACACCGGTCGCGACCTGCTCGACGCGGGCGTGATCGAGGCTGGCGACACCCTCCCCGGGACGGCGACGGTGAAGCTGATGTGGGCGCTCGCCAACGCCGACGACGGCGCTGAACGGAGCGCTGCTGGCGGTCGAAACGCCGGGCGTTTCGACGACGTCGAGGAGGCGATGGGCACGTCGCTCGCGGGCGAACTGCAGGAGCGGTCGGTCCCCTGGGAGTGA
- a CDS encoding GNAT family N-acetyltransferase, which translates to MPVGIEIRRARHDDYEGVKAFTETLWEDRGGDYIPRIYHDWLEDEDETHKKTFLADAGDDVAGIVQAVMLSEDEAWFQGMRVNPAYQRQGLSGRLNEACFEWARGKGATVGRIMIFSWNAASLGAARSAGFEPTTEFRFAHPEPDPDATGPDPVATDPAAAWRYWTHSDARRHLRGLAFAPEETWAMRELTRGDFELFDEGTETAVFAVERDGTVGAAYRVRSYDREGDDGGTETWAEYGVAAWDDVDAARSLFAAVARDAAELGADRTRVLIPETPTAVSDASYAGADISEEPDFVLGADLAGRY; encoded by the coding sequence GTGCCGGTCGGCATCGAAATTCGGCGCGCGAGACACGACGACTACGAGGGCGTGAAGGCGTTCACCGAGACCCTCTGGGAGGACCGCGGCGGCGACTACATCCCCCGGATCTACCACGACTGGCTCGAAGACGAGGACGAGACCCACAAGAAGACGTTCCTCGCCGACGCGGGCGACGACGTCGCCGGCATCGTCCAGGCCGTGATGCTCTCCGAGGACGAGGCCTGGTTCCAGGGCATGCGCGTGAACCCGGCCTACCAGCGTCAGGGGCTGAGCGGTCGGCTCAACGAGGCCTGCTTCGAGTGGGCCCGCGGGAAGGGCGCCACCGTCGGCCGGATCATGATCTTCTCGTGGAACGCCGCCTCCCTCGGCGCGGCCCGGTCGGCCGGCTTCGAGCCGACGACGGAGTTTCGTTTCGCCCACCCCGAACCCGACCCCGACGCGACGGGGCCGGACCCGGTCGCGACCGATCCCGCGGCGGCGTGGCGCTACTGGACCCACAGCGACGCCCGCCGCCACCTGCGCGGGCTGGCGTTCGCCCCCGAGGAGACGTGGGCGATGCGCGAACTCACCCGCGGGGACTTCGAGCTGTTCGACGAGGGGACGGAGACGGCCGTTTTCGCGGTCGAACGCGACGGAACCGTCGGGGCGGCCTACCGCGTCCGCAGTTACGACCGCGAGGGCGACGACGGCGGGACCGAGACCTGGGCCGAGTACGGCGTCGCCGCCTGGGACGACGTCGACGCGGCGCGCTCGCTGTTCGCCGCGGTCGCCCGCGACGCGGCCGAACTCGGCGCCGACCGCACGCGGGTGCTGATCCCCGAGACGCCGACGGCCGTCAGCGACGCCTCCTACGCCGGCGCCGACATCTCCGAGGAACCGGACTTCGTGCTCGGGGCCGACCTCGCCGGGCGGTACTAA
- a CDS encoding ubiquitin-like small modifier protein 1, which translates to MEWKLFADLAERAGDRRVSVDAGPGETVGDALEALLADRPALRERVLDEDGDLRSEINVLRNGGDVRADGGLETELEDGDELALFPPVSGG; encoded by the coding sequence ATGGAGTGGAAGCTGTTCGCCGACCTCGCCGAGCGCGCGGGCGACCGCCGGGTGTCGGTCGACGCCGGCCCGGGCGAGACCGTCGGCGACGCCCTCGAGGCGCTGCTGGCCGACCGGCCCGCGCTGCGCGAGCGGGTGCTCGACGAGGACGGCGACCTGCGCTCGGAGATCAACGTCCTCCGGAACGGCGGCGACGTCCGCGCCGACGGCGGCCTCGAAACGGAACTCGAGGACGGCGACGAACTGGCGCTGTTCCCGCCGGTCAGCGGCGGTTAG
- a CDS encoding TrkA C-terminal domain-containing protein, which translates to MSAPVAVATAAEGVPAAETVLAAAVRILGFSLLSGGVAAGVALLYRWYGDEELPDGVAVLVGVSAVAIWLNTQTTLQEAILGESDLLDPAVAVYTVLAFAVSAIAADAGRRLGDRMGRDVTVATPTRIDDVSQLLRSAGRVVAVDLPKTVRDADGYDPVDPATKAELAGETLLFPRRLSTEALRERLVARLERDYGVGHVDVDLAADGTVEYLAVGSRQSGLGPTLAPGTVAVAVRGDPAPDASPGDAVDVWAVEGAARRVASAELRATAGDVVTLAVDAGTAPALDPEREYRLVTLPGSPDAGREFVSLLRAADETIATLRVGADDPLAGAPVGSLPVFVLAVERDGTVVSLPDADERLAAGDVCYVLGRPEALRRAGETSADRPPAREEEAGERAAGR; encoded by the coding sequence ATGAGCGCCCCCGTCGCGGTCGCGACGGCCGCCGAGGGGGTCCCGGCCGCCGAGACGGTCCTCGCGGCCGCGGTCCGCATCCTCGGGTTCAGCCTGCTCTCGGGCGGCGTCGCCGCCGGCGTGGCGCTGCTCTACCGGTGGTACGGCGACGAGGAACTCCCCGACGGCGTCGCCGTCCTGGTGGGCGTCTCGGCCGTCGCGATCTGGCTGAACACGCAGACGACGCTCCAGGAGGCGATCCTCGGCGAGTCGGACCTGCTCGACCCCGCCGTCGCCGTCTACACCGTCCTCGCGTTCGCCGTCAGCGCGATCGCCGCCGACGCCGGCCGCCGCCTCGGCGACCGGATGGGCCGGGACGTCACCGTCGCGACGCCGACCCGGATCGACGACGTCAGCCAGCTACTGCGCTCGGCCGGCCGGGTCGTCGCCGTCGACCTCCCGAAGACCGTCAGGGACGCCGACGGCTACGATCCCGTCGACCCGGCGACGAAAGCCGAACTCGCCGGCGAGACGCTGCTGTTCCCGCGACGGCTCTCGACCGAGGCGCTTCGCGAGCGGCTGGTCGCCCGCCTCGAACGCGACTACGGGGTCGGCCACGTCGACGTCGACCTCGCGGCCGACGGGACCGTCGAGTACCTCGCGGTCGGGAGCCGCCAGTCGGGGCTCGGGCCGACGCTCGCGCCCGGCACCGTCGCGGTCGCCGTCCGGGGCGACCCGGCGCCGGACGCCAGTCCGGGCGACGCCGTCGACGTGTGGGCCGTCGAGGGCGCCGCGAGGCGGGTCGCGAGCGCCGAACTGCGCGCGACCGCGGGCGACGTCGTCACCCTCGCGGTCGACGCCGGCACCGCGCCGGCGCTCGACCCCGAACGCGAGTACCGGCTGGTCACCCTGCCGGGATCGCCCGACGCCGGCCGGGAGTTCGTCTCCCTGCTCCGGGCGGCCGACGAGACGATCGCGACGCTCCGCGTCGGCGCGGACGACCCGCTCGCCGGAGCGCCCGTCGGCTCGCTCCCCGTGTTCGTTCTCGCCGTCGAGCGCGACGGGACCGTGGTCTCGCTGCCCGACGCCGACGAGCGCCTCGCGGCCGGCGACGTCTGCTACGTCCTCGGGCGGCCGGAGGCACTGCGGCGGGCGGGCGAGACGTCGGCCGACCGCCCGCCGGCGCGCGAGGAGGAAGCGGGCGAGCGGGCGGCGGGGCGGTAG
- a CDS encoding TrkA C-terminal domain-containing protein, giving the protein MALPVEVLLGIYLGLLTGIVPAFVSGTLGFLVRYVTGVTLPSFGVVVLALSIASVQGGLLGLVEPTIARSPRLFVAVLVVLMLALYAHNQGDRLGAELPRHVSLTQLRKRTLSADVVEMVGGIGHVTVRPHGGIADVEGYPPLSPDLRATLAAGTWRLPADLPLAELETRLEERLRTDHDLADVAVSLDERGRATIAAAPPTSALSKRVPEGQRAVSLATPVPTGLARGDEVDLRVDGATVRGTVLSARGEADERAAAGPDAATAPVAPDETGEAGEGPVRPDRAPGTATAGGPGRVTVAVARREARTVLGADRPAVIVRSRGTSREFEALSLLRRAGDAIRRVAVGSTAAPTDGVQVLAVRRGGSETGGRRRGWVFVPGIERPLEPGDEAFVAGSEDALEAFTEAAR; this is encoded by the coding sequence ATGGCACTCCCCGTAGAGGTCTTGCTCGGGATCTACCTCGGACTCCTGACGGGAATCGTCCCCGCGTTCGTCTCCGGCACGCTCGGGTTCCTCGTCCGGTACGTCACCGGCGTCACCCTCCCCTCGTTCGGCGTCGTCGTCCTCGCGCTCTCGATCGCGAGCGTTCAGGGCGGGCTGCTCGGACTGGTCGAGCCGACGATCGCCCGGTCCCCGCGGCTGTTCGTCGCCGTCCTCGTCGTCCTCATGCTCGCGCTGTACGCCCACAATCAGGGGGACAGACTCGGCGCCGAACTCCCGCGGCACGTCTCGCTCACCCAGCTTCGCAAGCGGACCCTCTCGGCGGACGTCGTCGAGATGGTCGGCGGGATCGGCCACGTGACGGTACGTCCCCACGGCGGAATCGCGGACGTGGAGGGGTACCCGCCGCTGTCGCCCGACCTCCGGGCGACGCTCGCGGCCGGCACCTGGCGGCTGCCCGCGGACCTCCCGCTGGCGGAACTCGAAACCCGCCTCGAAGAGCGCCTGCGGACCGACCACGACCTCGCGGACGTCGCGGTCTCGCTCGACGAGCGCGGTCGGGCGACGATCGCCGCCGCGCCGCCGACCAGCGCGCTCTCGAAGCGCGTCCCCGAGGGCCAGCGGGCCGTCTCGCTGGCGACGCCCGTCCCGACGGGGCTCGCCCGCGGCGACGAGGTCGACCTCCGCGTCGACGGCGCGACGGTCCGGGGGACCGTGCTGAGCGCCCGCGGCGAGGCCGACGAGCGGGCCGCGGCCGGCCCCGACGCCGCGACCGCGCCCGTCGCCCCCGACGAGACGGGCGAAGCGGGTGAGGGGCCGGTCCGGCCGGACCGCGCGCCCGGGACGGCCACCGCGGGCGGCCCCGGCCGGGTGACCGTCGCCGTCGCCCGCCGGGAGGCGCGCACGGTGCTCGGGGCCGACCGTCCGGCCGTGATCGTCCGCTCGCGGGGGACCAGCCGGGAGTTCGAGGCGCTCTCGCTGCTGCGGCGGGCCGGCGACGCGATCCGGCGGGTCGCCGTCGGGTCGACGGCGGCGCCGACGGACGGCGTGCAGGTCCTGGCGGTCCGGCGCGGGGGGAGCGAAACTGGCGGCCGCCGGCGCGGCTGGGTGTTCGTCCCGGGGATCGAGCGTCCGCTCGAACCCGGCGACGAGGCGTTCGTCGCGGGGAGCGAGGACGCCCTCGAAGCGTTCACGGAGGCCGCGCGATGA
- a CDS encoding NAD-binding protein, giving the protein MSDGAGRRPDDWHRILSTRAAVWLALLVAGLSVVTGIVNIEQQAADFGPLAPHVPPMIQQAVGFTGALTGFLMVAAALALRRGLRAGWYATVILLPVTAIQGALQASRYSLPLIGFSLVALPVLLVTRSRFDRQVSLSTTQIAAGGALVGVLAYGTAGSYALREQFDGMETALDAFYYTLVTASTVGYGDITPTSPAAKLFSLSVLVLGVASFGIAIGVLVGPAIQARLSKALGKMTDSELELLENHVLVLGYGELTEPIVDELADGDAAFVVVTANRDVVPDLADRGIPVVTGNPSDEDPLRRANVDRARAVVVATNHDAEDALAILTARQLRPDVRIVSAATDRENIRKLERAGADAVISPAVLGGHLLVRSALGADESATVDRILDE; this is encoded by the coding sequence ATGAGCGACGGGGCGGGGAGACGGCCGGACGACTGGCACCGGATTCTGTCGACGCGGGCTGCCGTCTGGCTCGCGTTGCTCGTCGCCGGGCTGTCGGTCGTCACCGGCATCGTCAACATCGAACAGCAGGCCGCCGACTTCGGCCCGCTGGCCCCGCACGTGCCGCCGATGATCCAGCAAGCGGTCGGCTTCACCGGCGCGCTGACCGGGTTCCTGATGGTCGCGGCGGCGCTCGCGTTGCGCCGCGGGCTGCGCGCAGGCTGGTACGCGACGGTGATCCTCCTGCCGGTGACGGCGATTCAGGGCGCCCTCCAGGCCAGCCGCTACTCGCTGCCGCTGATCGGTTTCTCGCTCGTCGCGCTGCCCGTCCTCCTGGTCACGCGCTCGCGGTTCGACCGGCAGGTCTCGCTGTCGACCACCCAGATCGCCGCCGGCGGCGCGCTCGTGGGCGTACTCGCCTACGGGACCGCCGGCTCGTACGCCCTCCGCGAACAGTTCGACGGGATGGAGACCGCCCTCGACGCGTTCTACTACACCCTCGTCACCGCGAGCACCGTCGGCTACGGCGACATCACCCCCACCAGCCCGGCCGCCAAACTGTTCTCGCTGTCCGTCCTCGTCCTCGGGGTCGCCAGTTTCGGTATCGCCATCGGGGTGCTCGTCGGCCCGGCCATTCAGGCGAGACTCTCGAAAGCACTCGGAAAGATGACAGACTCAGAGCTCGAACTCCTCGAAAACCACGTCCTCGTGCTCGGCTACGGGGAACTGACCGAACCGATCGTCGACGAACTCGCCGACGGCGACGCGGCGTTCGTCGTCGTCACCGCGAACCGGGACGTCGTCCCCGACCTCGCCGATCGGGGGATTCCGGTCGTCACGGGCAACCCCAGCGACGAGGACCCGCTCCGGCGGGCCAACGTCGACCGGGCGCGGGCGGTCGTCGTCGCGACGAACCACGACGCCGAGGACGCGCTCGCGATCCTCACCGCCCGCCAGTTGCGCCCGGACGTCCGCATCGTCTCCGCGGCCACCGACCGCGAGAACATCCGCAAACTCGAACGCGCCGGCGCCGACGCCGTCATCAGCCCCGCCGTCCTCGGCGGCCACCTGCTCGTGCGCTCGGCGCTCGGCGCCGACGAGTCGGCCACCGTCGACCGCATCCTCGACGAGTAG
- a CDS encoding HPP family protein: protein MLRGVAARCRAVGRRLRRVERRGLDAFLRWIEHTGNLLHLSVLVFVPLSIAVVTWLSNATAVVSFLVFPPLASGTYTLFADPEGPYSTPGTFVGGMTAGALCGWLALAVADALSLGGGAVSPAGAALGIFLTGAVTWALDLEEPTAFSTALLVFVTGNAQLAYVLGIAVSSAFVAAAFVLWRDRFYQKRARYLYRTTKGDDHVLVPMRDGGETAARFAATLASAHDAGKVVLFDVVDEGDDEDDPEARAEAAGRRLDAVASRLTDEYDVPCEVVVAVDGHVTSGAALHAARRNNCDLIVTPYEEHPRGGLSSFVKGVFDGEIDAVAFRPSDGTERWRRALVAVRGATDAAHGMIDFALRATAPAGLVGVCTCIDRESRRRDAESTLSDLVEAFDGRFETQVANAPVEDHLERISPRYDVLFVGSSTDRSGASRFVSPPTFERLRDVEADVAIVHRGRH, encoded by the coding sequence ATGCTCCGGGGAGTCGCGGCGCGGTGTCGGGCGGTCGGTCGGCGACTGCGGCGCGTCGAGCGGCGCGGACTCGACGCGTTCCTGCGCTGGATCGAGCACACGGGCAACCTGTTGCACCTCTCGGTGCTCGTGTTCGTCCCGCTGTCGATCGCGGTGGTGACGTGGCTGTCGAACGCGACCGCGGTCGTCTCGTTCCTCGTGTTCCCGCCGCTTGCCTCCGGGACGTACACCCTCTTTGCCGACCCCGAGGGGCCGTACTCGACGCCGGGGACGTTCGTCGGCGGGATGACCGCCGGCGCGCTCTGTGGCTGGCTGGCGCTCGCGGTCGCCGACGCCCTGTCGCTCGGCGGCGGCGCCGTCAGCCCCGCCGGCGCGGCGCTCGGCATCTTTCTGACCGGCGCGGTCACGTGGGCGCTCGACCTCGAGGAACCGACCGCGTTCTCGACCGCGCTGCTCGTGTTCGTCACCGGCAACGCCCAACTCGCGTACGTCCTCGGGATCGCCGTCTCCAGCGCGTTCGTCGCGGCGGCGTTCGTCCTCTGGCGCGACCGGTTCTACCAGAAGCGGGCGCGGTACCTCTACCGGACGACGAAAGGCGACGACCACGTCCTCGTCCCGATGCGCGACGGCGGGGAGACCGCCGCCCGGTTCGCGGCGACGCTCGCGAGCGCCCACGACGCGGGGAAGGTGGTGCTGTTCGACGTCGTCGACGAGGGGGACGACGAGGACGACCCCGAAGCGCGCGCCGAGGCGGCCGGGCGTCGCCTCGACGCGGTCGCCTCCCGGCTGACCGACGAGTACGACGTCCCCTGCGAGGTGGTCGTCGCGGTCGACGGCCACGTCACCTCGGGGGCCGCCCTCCATGCCGCGCGACGGAACAACTGCGACCTGATCGTCACCCCCTACGAGGAGCACCCCCGCGGCGGCCTCTCCTCGTTCGTCAAGGGAGTGTTCGACGGCGAGATCGACGCCGTGGCGTTCCGCCCGTCGGACGGGACGGAGCGCTGGCGGCGGGCCCTCGTCGCGGTCCGAGGGGCGACCGACGCCGCCCACGGGATGATCGACTTCGCGCTGCGGGCGACCGCCCCGGCCGGCCTCGTGGGCGTCTGCACCTGCATCGACCGGGAGTCGCGCCGGCGCGACGCGGAGTCGACGCTGTCGGACCTCGTCGAGGCGTTCGACGGCCGCTTCGAGACGCAGGTCGCGAACGCGCCGGTCGAGGACCACCTCGAACGCATCTCGCCGCGGTACGACGTGCTGTTCGTCGGGTCGAGCACGGATCGCTCCGGCGCCTCGCGGTTCGTCTCGCCGCCGACGTTCGAGCGTCTGCGGGACGTAGAGGCCGACGTCGCCATCGTCCACCGGGGGCGACACTGA
- the deoC gene encoding deoxyribose-phosphate aldolase, which translates to MNRRDLAALIDHTVLGPETTPADVRAVLADADEYGMNACVPPCYVGEAAAEYPDVTLATVIGFPHGQNAREVKRREGVNAWKAGADELDVVINVGRLKAGEDDAVAAELEELVAAVPIPVKVIVETALLSEAEKHRACEAAVDADAAMVKTSTGFAEGGATVADVELMSEYLPVKASGGIGSYEEAVAMVEAGAERIGASSGVAILDGAPER; encoded by the coding sequence ATGAACCGACGCGACCTCGCGGCGCTGATCGACCACACCGTCCTCGGCCCGGAGACGACGCCCGCGGACGTCCGCGCCGTCCTCGCGGACGCCGACGAGTACGGAATGAACGCCTGCGTCCCGCCGTGTTACGTCGGCGAGGCCGCCGCGGAGTACCCCGACGTCACGCTCGCGACCGTGATCGGCTTCCCCCACGGCCAGAACGCCCGCGAGGTCAAGCGCCGCGAGGGCGTCAACGCGTGGAAGGCCGGCGCCGACGAACTCGACGTCGTGATCAACGTCGGCCGGCTGAAAGCGGGCGAGGACGACGCCGTCGCCGCCGAACTCGAAGAACTCGTCGCGGCCGTCCCGATCCCCGTGAAGGTGATCGTCGAGACCGCGTTGCTCTCCGAGGCGGAGAAACACCGCGCCTGCGAGGCGGCCGTCGACGCCGACGCCGCGATGGTCAAGACGTCGACCGGCTTCGCCGAGGGCGGTGCGACCGTCGCCGACGTCGAACTGATGAGCGAGTACCTCCCCGTCAAGGCCAGCGGCGGGATCGGCAGCTACGAGGAGGCGGTGGCGATGGTCGAGGCGGGCGCGGAGCGGATCGGCGCCTCCAGCGGCGTCGCGATCCTCGACGGCGCGCCGGAGCGCTGA
- a CDS encoding ribose 1,5-bisphosphate isomerase: MSDQQPAVDPAVTAVADDIAEMDIRGAATIADAAAGALATQAERSEAADPAAFRAQLRAAARELYETRPTAVSLPNALRFVLRGMEGETVADLRASTIDRAERFRADLSQAQEKLGRIGANRLRDGDVVMTHCHSTDALSCVEAAVEDGKHVEAIVKETRPRKQGHITARQLREWDVPVTLVVDNATRRYLDDADHVLVGADSIAADGSVINKIGTSGLAVNARERGVPVMVAAQTIKLHPDTMTGHTVEIEMRDEREVLPEPERAEITGGDPDDEGFVVENPAFDVTPPRHVDAIVTEHGQYPPESIVTLMRELFGATTDDPWSV; the protein is encoded by the coding sequence ATGAGCGACCAGCAGCCCGCAGTCGATCCGGCCGTGACGGCCGTCGCCGACGACATCGCCGAGATGGATATCCGGGGCGCCGCGACCATCGCGGACGCCGCGGCCGGGGCGCTCGCGACGCAGGCCGAGCGCTCGGAGGCGGCCGACCCGGCGGCGTTTCGCGCCCAGCTCCGGGCCGCGGCGCGGGAGCTGTACGAGACGCGCCCGACGGCGGTCAGCCTGCCGAACGCCCTCCGGTTCGTCCTCCGGGGGATGGAGGGCGAGACGGTCGCCGACCTGCGTGCGTCGACGATCGACCGCGCCGAGCGGTTCCGCGCGGACCTCTCGCAGGCCCAGGAGAAACTCGGGCGCATCGGCGCCAACCGCCTGCGCGACGGCGACGTCGTGATGACCCACTGCCACTCGACGGACGCCCTCTCCTGTGTCGAGGCGGCCGTCGAGGACGGCAAGCACGTCGAGGCCATCGTCAAGGAGACCCGGCCGCGAAAGCAGGGCCACATCACGGCCCGGCAACTGCGCGAGTGGGACGTGCCGGTGACGCTCGTCGTCGACAACGCCACGCGGCGTTACCTCGACGACGCGGACCACGTGCTGGTCGGCGCCGACAGCATCGCCGCCGACGGCAGCGTCATCAACAAGATCGGCACCAGCGGGCTGGCGGTCAACGCCCGCGAGCGGGGCGTCCCGGTGATGGTCGCCGCCCAGACGATCAAGCTCCACCCGGACACGATGACCGGCCACACCGTCGAGATCGAGATGCGCGACGAGCGGGAGGTGCTCCCCGAACCGGAGCGCGCCGAGATCACCGGCGGCGACCCCGACGACGAGGGATTCGTCGTCGAGAACCCGGCGTTCGACGTCACCCCGCCGCGACACGTCGACGCCATCGTCACCGAGCACGGCCAGTACCCACCCGAGAGCATCGTCACGCTCATGCGCGAACTGTTCGGCGCGACGACCGACGACCCGTGGAGCGTCTGA
- a CDS encoding DUF63 family protein, which produces MVFPEGFVMPPWYVLVPLLLLLAGVVALLWVIDPPVTDRTVVAFAPWMMLGSTLYVLYQIEAYPPAAKVLFSAPTVYLTTATVAGSVWILGSVLYAAGLQRSIERFVGVVGAFSFAAFAGFTLLIRWELETFDPFWPVIAVVVTGVVAALAWIALSLWFTEVAAVTGVTGALVVFSHALDGVSTAVGYDVLGAVEDVPASQVILEAGEALPTYEYIGAGWLFVLVKVALALVIVGLFTDFVREEPRRARVLLGLIAAVGLGPGVHNVLLFAVA; this is translated from the coding sequence ATGGTGTTTCCGGAGGGGTTCGTGATGCCGCCGTGGTACGTGCTCGTACCGTTGCTCCTGCTGCTCGCAGGGGTCGTCGCGCTGCTGTGGGTGATCGACCCGCCGGTGACCGACAGGACCGTCGTCGCGTTCGCGCCGTGGATGATGCTCGGCTCGACGCTGTACGTCCTCTACCAGATCGAGGCGTACCCGCCGGCGGCCAAGGTGCTGTTCAGCGCACCGACGGTCTATCTGACGACGGCGACCGTCGCGGGGTCCGTCTGGATCCTCGGCAGCGTCCTCTACGCGGCGGGCCTCCAGCGGTCGATCGAGCGCTTCGTGGGCGTCGTCGGCGCCTTCTCCTTCGCGGCCTTCGCCGGCTTCACGTTGCTGATCCGCTGGGAACTCGAGACGTTCGACCCGTTCTGGCCCGTGATCGCCGTCGTCGTCACGGGCGTCGTCGCGGCGCTCGCCTGGATCGCGCTCAGCCTGTGGTTCACCGAGGTCGCGGCGGTCACCGGCGTCACCGGCGCGCTCGTCGTCTTCTCGCACGCTCTGGACGGCGTCTCGACGGCCGTCGGCTACGACGTCCTCGGCGCGGTCGAGGACGTGCCGGCCTCGCAGGTCATCCTCGAAGCGGGCGAGGCGCTGCCCACCTACGAGTACATCGGCGCCGGCTGGCTGTTCGTCCTCGTCAAGGTCGCGCTCGCGCTGGTCATCGTCGGCCTGTTCACCGACTTCGTCCGCGAGGAGCCCCGCCGCGCCCGGGTCCTCCTCGGGCTGATCGCGGCGGTCGGCCTCGGCCCCGGCGTCCACAACGTGCTCCTGTTCGCCGTCGCCTAG